AGGTCTCGATGGCCGGCTTCCACAGGTGTTTGAGTCCCAGGCCCTCCACGTCGTAGATCATGGTGATGGCCTCCACGTTGGTTCCCAGCTGGAAGGAGCCGAGGAGCGGTAGCGCCGTTAGCCAGCGGTCTCGCCGTTAGCCAGCGGTCTCGCCGTTAGCCAGCGGTTCGACCGTTAGCTTTGGCCTTTAAGCCTTTACCTTCCGCGACTGCTCGGCGCACTCTCGCGCCAGCATCTCGCAGTCTCGGATCTTGGAGCGGATGAAGTCCTGCTTGGAGGCGGACAGGAAGAGACCCTTGGGGTCCACGGGACCGATCACGTCGTACCAGACCGGGCTGCCGCCGCGGTCGTAGCCGCACATGCCGCCGGACAGGTACTTTTCGATCACCTGGCGACGGTCACGTTATTTGGGACTGGAATTGAGGAggatttcaaaaaataataataataataatgataatcattCTTTTGCATTGACCTCGGGCGGCCGCCAGTCGCTGACGATGGTGTCCGCCTTCATTTGTTTCCGGAACTCCACGTGCTGCCAGGACAAGACGGCGTCTGAGATAGGAGGAAGCGCCCCGCCCAACCCGCCCCACCCGGCCTTATCGCTACCGACACGTGAACGATATGGACTGAAATATGACGACGGCGTGCGTCCACGTCATCCGGCGTGCGGACTTTGTTTGCTTTTGCTACCACATGACGCTGGCTGGCCAcaggaaaagaaaatggaagtGCGCTTCCGTTACCTTTCGCAACATTGCCTCTGACTTGTGCACGTTGAAGTTTCGGGCTGAAAGACAAAAAGGGGAATCAAATAGGTTAGCAAACTTCCCCTTCACGTTTGGACAAACGGGATTGCTCGTAACAAAGGATTTTTAGTGTTGCCCGTTATACTCTTATTATTGTACTTGCAGTGATCCAGATGGGCATTTCTTCTGGAAGTAGGCAAAAGGGGCCTCTTCAATTGCCCGAGTGCACTTTTTAATACGATTAACCGTGGATTAGCCTCACACTCACCGTCGCAGGCCTCCATGTGCAAATACTAATCTGAGCAACAACCTGTCAACGACAGGCATTGTGCTTTAGCTTCTCCTTTAgcccttttggaaaaaaagtcaatttgtttTGTTAGAGCACTCGAGCGTATTCGTCCATTGCCCGCTTCCCCGCGTTTGGCTCCGACTCCATGCCGGATCTGTCTGCTGAAAATAGTCactgaatgtattttttcttttgtcatcaGTGTCTGCCGTCGACATTGCCAAGAGGTCCAATCCCCGAGATCCCATCCGCCGACACGCCTCCCATCGCCACACTCACCTCTGAGCCATCGGAGCAAGAAGTGGTCGTGCTGGGCGGGAAGTTGAGGCAGGACGTCTTGAATGCGCTCCCGGAACTGCAAAGCGGGGAAAGGGCAATGAGAACAAGAGTCAAGCTTGCGGTTTTTGTCGTCGACGACCACAGCGGGCCAAAAACAAGCCCAACGAAGGCCTTTGCCCAAAGCTTGTGACCCAAGTGCGTTTGTGACGAATGCATTTGCATGCTGGAGTTGGAGTGAATGCGCCAGTCTTTAGCAACAAAATGCTCTTTCTCAAGTCTTGCCTAACCTCCTCCAATGTGGCTTTGTGATTGGAAAGGAAAAAGCGCAAAGTCACCGTCCGTCCGCCTGACGTCTCCGACGAGTCCGGAGGCGACGTTGCTCACGTCCGGCGACTCCGTGAGAACAGAAGAACAAATGACTTTGAAAGTGACAATCTTCAAGTCACTTATCTACTGGAAAGCGTACATGGTATTTTTCACAAGATAGGAAATGCCAGaaatggttgttgttgttgtggttgttgttgttgctgttgttttggtagaagaaaaaaaggaataacgGTCAAAGCATGGATTCGAAGCGGTCAGCATCCTTTAACGCCCTGCCCTCTCGGTCCAATCGGATTGTCGCTGAGACGCGAGCCGCCGTCGCAGCCCGTCCTCCCACTTCTGATGCGCTCTCCCTTTATACAAGCAGTGCCTCATCTCATGACAGCTATATTTCCCCACGCTATGAGTTGACTCGCTACTCTTTGAGATAAAAAGTGCAGGCAGAGAAACTAAGAAGCTGTCATGTCGTATCTTACCAGACGCAGTGCTTCAGCCTGTTTGGGGCTCAGGTCGTCCAGCCTGCCGCTCATGTCTGCTGCCCATGTGATAATGACCAGACCTACGAcaatgaggatgaggatgatgatgatgatgatgatgattatgatgcCGACGACCGCTCTTAAGCGCTGCCAGAAGCAGGCTGAGGCAGGCGGACAGGCGGACGACCGCCCCCCTGCGAAGAGCACAGCCCACCTCTGGTTTCGCCCCGCCCCCCTGTGTACCTTTGCTAGTGATGATGACGTGTTCCCACGATGCAGCTTATCAGGTCACATTGTATACTATTACATCTCCACGATAATCAAATGTATTATGAAGCCACACAATGACAAAGAGATGTATGTTCTTAGACCTTTGGTCAGttttaatatcttaaaatggtaaataacccttaaaatcgtagatttttttaaagaccgtATTTCCATCTACTGTAATCTATTTGTATATTTACTGTAAACTGAGGAAACTaatctaatttattttatgcaataaatacatttgaatgtgAGGCACTTTGTCTTCATTAGGTTTACcattaaaacacactcaatcaaacaaacaaaaaacaacaatttctcAACAAAAGAGCCGCAAAAGGGATTATATTTAGGGACTTTGGTtcgcaataaataaatattttggacAGAGGAGAGCAGCCATTTTAGGTGATTTGTGATTGCTCCTCACACTATTGCATTTTCCAAACCGTTTTaatttctttgactttttaaacTCTCATGGTCGTgtttgaaagcatttttttcccagctGAATTTACTGATATATAATGATGCTCGAAGCTAAAATGGACGAATTGTAATGACGTTTGAATTGTCCGACGGTTCTTGAAGGCGACATTATCCGGCACAAGGGGCAGGACAACATGGCTGCCGCTGCCGGCCGATTCTACGGAGAAGGAGGCAGAGCAACTAAACGACAGAAAACCGACGAAGGAGGGATGACTATGGTAAGGCGTGACTTCTTATCGTGTTATTTAGCTCTTAATACAGCCATTTGTCTGATGAAGTGTGTTTTTTGATGCCAGTATGTCGTAAAGCAAGGCGTTCGTTTCCTCCGCTAGCCAAGAAGCTAACATATCAAAGCACATTCAATGGTGACCAGAAGCTAGTTAGCATTTTCAAATTCGGTTTCCTTTAAAATGCACACCAAGAGAGAATAAATCCCCGGAATCTGCTCCTCGTTTGATtaatttctcattttatttgGTTCGTGTGTTGTAATGGACACATGAACGCAAGTTCCATTGAAAAGAGAATACATTTGGGCCCTGTAAGCGATGGCTATTGGGGGAGGTGGACTCGACAAGCATCCCTACATTGCTTTGCACGTTGTTGATGAGTCATCTCGCCTCACTGTGATATCATTGTTTTGCAGGAGGGCTACGATGATCCCCACAAACCTCTGCCGTCGCCGGTTGTGCATATTAGGGGCTTGGTTGATGGTGTTGTGGAGAGCGACTTGGTGGAAGCCTTGCAAGAATTTGGGACCGTCAGGTACTCGCCAGATGATAACCACCGTAGCATGAATATTAAAATGGCCAATATTTTGGGTATTTCCTGCTGCTTAGACGGGCTAACAATTGGGACCAATTTTCCATGTTTGGaatgttgtattttgttttctatGGCTAATATGAATGGGAACCCCCTGTCCTACAGCTCTGTGGTCATGATGCCCAAGAAACGCCAAGCCCTGGTGGAGTATGAGGACATGAATGCCTCATGTAACGCAGTTACGTACGCAGCAGAAAACCAGGTTTACATCGCGGGCCACCCTGCCTTCATCAATTATTCCACCAGTCAGAAAATCTCCCGGCCGGGCGATTCCGACGACACGCGGATCGTCAACAACGTCTTGCTACTGACCATTATCAACCCCATCTACCCCATCACCACGGTAAGCTAAATCCGTTGAACATCAGTGTGCATTTGAGAaagtttgattttgaaaaagaaatgctTCCAACTTTCTCCCAATAGGATGTGTTGTACACCATCTGTAACAACTGTGGTCCCGTCGACCGGATCGTCATCTTCAGGAAAAATGGCGTTCAGGCCATGGTTGAATATCCTTTTTGTGTATCTTTTGAGATTTTATTTGAAGATTTGTGGCGCTCCAATATCGCCTTAACTCACAATGGCTACGTTTGACTCGGTCCAAAGTGCCCAGAGGGCCAAAGCCTCGCTCAACGGGGCAGACATCTACTCGGGCTGCTGCACGCTCAAGATTGAATATGCTAAGGTACGTGCACGTGCGCCTGCCGCGTCTTTGTGCGTCCCAGTATTTGATTGTGGCATTTGTTTGGCCTCCAAAATGTACAGCCGACACGCCTCAACGTCTTCAAGAATGACCAGGACACGTGGGACTACACAAATCCCAACCTCAGCAGCCAAGGTACGTTCCTAAGCAATCCTTCTCCTCTCTGTCTCCTCTTTTGACCTTTTCGTGCCACTGGTATTAGGCCTTAGGTTTCTTTGCTGTGAGATAATTGCCTTTGATCAATCACATTATCCAATTTATTTTCCCCCCACTCACAGAGCTTGTCACCTTAATTGTTCCAAGGCATTAATTAGTCCTCTGTTCCAATCACAGTTTTATGCATTTTCTCGCTACACTGCAGGCACACGGGGAGGAAGTAATATGACCGGCGGCCAAATTGGGCGTGTCCCGCGCATGTCAGCTGTAGTCGATCACGTTCTTATGCACATTTCCACTATTCACCACGCAAGTCCACAAGAGCACGACGTAGTTTGCACAACAAGCGATGCCTTAGACCAGTTTCAAAAGTGGCAAATGTGTTCACTTGCCGTGTTCCGGCAAACATATTGTTAGTCCTTGCCAAGCAAATGGCCCCCAGACCATATTAAAATGTGGCGCTATTTTGAAATGCTTGGTGGAAATTAGTCAATTTAAGAACTATTTGAACTATTTTGTTCAGCGACAGACTTTTGAAATTTCAGTTTTGATGTCCGCCTAAAGTCGCTTAAGGTAGTCGTTCCATGTGTTCTTGTATCGGTCGATTCACTTTCAAAACAGGTTCCTACCAAGCATCtggggggagagagaaaaacaaactcACTAAAAGGGTCTGAAGGTCCATTTAGGAGAAGCGGTCCATTCCACTTGTGTTGCCCACATAGCTCATTTCCAAGCAGACACAACGACTTCTACAGCGACAATCCATAAAAACAAGCACCCAAAGCTAGAACTCACGCATTGCCATGGCACCCACTCTTTGGGATACATCGGACACGGTGGGACAGCAAACACCGGGACACGAACTCAACACGGCAAGTTGACCGACACCACCACGAGGGGGatctattttgtttttgggggtgATGGAGAATCGCCGCCCTTTGATTTTCGGGGGACAGAAATACAAACACCTCCAATAGTCAACACAGCAGACTCCTCTTGACACGTTGCTAAGCATCCGCcgcaaccaccaccaccaccaccaccaccggcaCCATCACCATCATGACCATGAGCGTCAGTACAAGCACATCCATGGTCGAGGCCCTTGAGGAGCAAGCACTTTGGCAGGATAGAGGCTCCCCGGTGGCACCTTCCCGGTGCTGCCAAAACACGACAGACACCACAAGCAGCTGAACATGCTGAACTGAGCATCACCGCACATTATGCAGATATATTTTCAAGCGCTAGATGCCTCTCCTCTTTCCCACCAAGTGGCCACCCGCCATAAAAGCAATCGAAAGCAAGCCACGAAGACACGAGCGCAAAAACATTCATCCGGCATACAAGCACAGATGCAAACAGATTAGCGGCCCTCTCCCAAAGCTCGGCATTTTTTGGACTCGtcattctgtttattttttattcttccaccccccccccccccccccccctcctttacCTTCCCACCCattttccttctctctctctctctgctattctgttgttttcctttttttaaaagttttttggggggctttttgGGCGCTGGCCTACAGTGATTCCTTTTAACGCCTCCCGTGTGATGCAGGTTTGGCTCAGTGTGTCTGTGGACAGACAACCCACTCTCAAATGACGCACTAATCCTGCTTTGTGGTCAGCACGGTAAGCTGGAAATGCTTGTCCTAgcaactttggaaaaaaaaaaaaagaatttgcaGCAAGTGAAAACCCAGCATGGATGTGTGGATGTACTTACCTTTTGGTGGTGGGGATGCAAAGAGTGGAAGAAAGGAAGACTAAAAGAAAAAGTTGATCTCGGAGGGTGGCATCCATGCCGAAGACCGgcccctacctacctacctaccaatGGCACCCCCCGCGTCCAATACTGCGTGTACGGTGCTGTAAGTACTAAACGACAACATTGATGTAATGTTTGCAGTGCCTGTTGACCCAAATCAAACTTTCCCTTGTGGATGTATGCCAACGACGAGCCGTAAGGGGGATGACGTTTGAACCCAGCGCCCTACGTAATGTTTCCAGCGTATGCTTAAAAAGCAGGGTTCCCGCGGGGTCTTGAAAATGGAACTTACCGTCTTCCCAGTCTTGACGtgctatgtatgtgtgtacttgCGCAGATGCTGACGGCGAAGGCAATTGGAACAGTTCACAAGGTGTGTTTACGCTAGCAAAGTGGCCAGGGAGGAATCTCCATGATGTCCGAAATGGCCCTTTGGCTCTATTTTGATGGATGCGAGCAGCTTTTTGTGACGCATGCCGCTGGCTCACCTTGTCCCTTAACACCAAGTCACCCACCGCTCTAATGCATGTCTTTTCCTGGGAAGAAGTCCTTTTGAACtaacttttctttttccccacacCGTAGATCCCAACGCCAACCCCAACAAACGGCAGAGGCAGCCGGCGCTTCTCGGGGACCACCCGGCGGATTACGGTAGGGCTTCCGAGGGGGCTTTTTTTGGGCTCTGTTTGGGACTGCGGCTCATTTGCACTTTTCCTCTCAAGGTGGCCCCCCTCAAGGAGGTTACCACGGCTACAGCGACGACAGCTACGGGCCGCCCCACCGCATGGGCATGGGCGCCCGGGGTCGCGGGAGTCAGCGCTACGGCGCCGGATacgggccgccgccgcccgaATACGGCGCCCACGCCGACTCGCCCGTCCTCATGGTGTACGGCCTGGAGCCCGCCAAGATCAATGCCGACAAGGTCTTTAACATCTTCTGCCTCTATGGAAACGTGGAAAGGGTGCGTGAGCCATAAAAGCCAGTAGCCCACAATGAGTCGCTTCTCTGTCGACTGCATACTCAACATTGTTCCTGTTCAGGTGAAGTTCATGAAGAGCAAACCCGGAGCCGCCATGGTGGAGATGGGTGACTGCTACGCTGTGGATAGAGCCATCTCTCATCTCAACAACAACTTTCTGTTTGGACAAAAACTCAATGTCTGGTAAGGGTGGTGGTCTAAAGACCagtgaggcttttttgttgttgtctgggAGTAGGCTTGGTGGTACATCATGGTCCCCTCATGTGGGGAAAAAGTGCTTGAAaatgttgaactttttttttttttttttttttttgttgctttttggcTAGCGTTTCCAAGCAGCAGGCCATCGTACCGGGACAGAGCTACCAGTTGGAAGACAACAGCAGCAGCTTCAAAGACTTCCACGGTTCTCGCAACAACCGCTTCACTTCGCCGGAGCAGGCGGCCAAGAACCGAATCCAGCACCCTACCAACgtcctgcatttttttaatgcgcAGCCGGACATCTCCGAGGAGCTCTTTGACCAGGTCCCCAAAACTACACACACTGTTctatatataaacaaaacaaaaataccttCCATGATTGACTTGcgccatttgtttttaatcttcCTTCTAGATCTGCGATGAGTTGGGAATTAAGAGCCCTGGAAGTGTGAAACTATTCACTGGGAAGAGTAAGTCATTAGGCTTTAGTTGAAGTTTTGACGTGCTTTGATTGACATATTGTGTTCTTCCATCTtggatgaattttttttaaaaactttttcatTTGACTTGTGTGCCCCCGCCCCCCAGGTGAGAGAAGTTCATCAGGCTTGCTGGAATGGGACTCTATAAATGATGCCATGGAAGCCCTGGCATTGATGAACCATCATCAGATGAAAAACCCCAGTGAGTATTGTATCCAGCATGTCAATTGCAATTGTGAGAGAAGTCATTTTCTGAGCCATTTCTAATCCACTGTCTACTTTATTTTAGGTGGACCTTACCCTTATACTCTCAAGTTGTGTTTCTCAACCACCCACCACACCGCCAGCTAGATGCAACCAACACCTTCAAACAATCTCACCTTTTATTTCTATGTATAAACGTTCATGTAGTTCTGTACTTGTGTCCCATTAAAATGTTCACTCATTTTTGACACAAATAGGATGTTGTGCTTTACtacatttaaagtgttttaGACTCTTAAGTGTATTCCAATAAATCCCTAATTTGATTGATGATTTTGACATAAATCAGAGGCGTCTCTACTCACATTAAATGTCCAAATTTTGAGAATAGATCAGATAACTCGCTAGAAGTTCAtttttggaatgaaaatgtATGCTCCTACAATACCGTAAAACGCAGTGCGTGTAATAAACAGACACCTGAGAtaccgttttttttgtttcaatggtGAAATGTGCTT
This portion of the Stigmatopora nigra isolate UIUO_SnigA chromosome 19, RoL_Snig_1.1, whole genome shotgun sequence genome encodes:
- the LOC144212475 gene encoding heterogeneous nuclear ribonucleoprotein L-like isoform X1, coding for MAAAAGRFYGEGGRATKRQKTDEGGMTMEGYDDPHKPLPSPVVHIRGLVDGVVESDLVEALQEFGTVSSVVMMPKKRQALVEYEDMNASCNAVTYAAENQVYIAGHPAFINYSTSQKISRPGDSDDTRIVNNVLLLTIINPIYPITTDVLYTICNNCGPVDRIVIFRKNGVQAMVEFDSVQSAQRAKASLNGADIYSGCCTLKIEYAKPTRLNVFKNDQDTWDYTNPNLSSQDADGEGNWNSSQDPNANPNKRQRQPALLGDHPADYGGPPQGGYHGYSDDSYGPPHRMGMGARGRGSQRYGAGYGPPPPEYGAHADSPVLMVYGLEPAKINADKVFNIFCLYGNVERVKFMKSKPGAAMVEMGDCYAVDRAISHLNNNFLFGQKLNVCVSKQQAIVPGQSYQLEDNSSSFKDFHGSRNNRFTSPEQAAKNRIQHPTNVLHFFNAQPDISEELFDQICDELGIKSPGSVKLFTGKSERSSSGLLEWDSINDAMEALALMNHHQMKNPSGPYPYTLKLCFSTTHHTAS
- the LOC144212475 gene encoding heterogeneous nuclear ribonucleoprotein L-like isoform X2, with protein sequence MAAAAGRFYGEGGRATKRQKTDEGGMTMEGYDDPHKPLPSPVVHIRGLVDGVVESDLVEALQEFGTVSSVVMMPKKRQALVEYEDMNASCNAVTYAAENQVYIAGHPAFINYSTSQKISRPGDSDDTRIVNNVLLLTIINPIYPITTDVLYTICNNCGPVDRIVIFRKNGVQAMVEFDSVQSAQRAKASLNGADIYSGCCTLKIEYAKPTRLNVFKNDQDTWDYTNPNLSSQDPNANPNKRQRQPALLGDHPADYGGPPQGGYHGYSDDSYGPPHRMGMGARGRGSQRYGAGYGPPPPEYGAHADSPVLMVYGLEPAKINADKVFNIFCLYGNVERVKFMKSKPGAAMVEMGDCYAVDRAISHLNNNFLFGQKLNVCVSKQQAIVPGQSYQLEDNSSSFKDFHGSRNNRFTSPEQAAKNRIQHPTNVLHFFNAQPDISEELFDQICDELGIKSPGSVKLFTGKSERSSSGLLEWDSINDAMEALALMNHHQMKNPSGPYPYTLKLCFSTTHHTAS